TTCCCATTTTACACAAATTCTAAAATAGAATTAGTATTTAGGATAATTTGTAGGGCAAGTTCCGATATTTTTTACGTTCGTTTCGGTTCCGACAGTAGTTTTGTTACCTGCCGCTTCTTCATCAAAATCACCGTATTTACATTGGATGGAAGTAAAGAGAACCTCTTTGACAGATTCTGCTTGTGCCGTAGTAATGATACTATCTATAACTCCACCAGTTATCGCCCCATTAAATCCCGCAGCTTGATCATGAAGAGCAAAAGCAATATTCTGAGCTGTTTCACTTTCTTTGGATAAAAGATCCTTAGCGCAAGCTCGAGTAGCTGTTCCAATCGCGTTTGCTGGATTTGCTTGAATTATTTGCCCAGCAGCTCCAAAAGCAACCAACGCTGCTCCTGATTTACCTACTGTTGTTAACTCAGACACATTGATCAAACGCCCTTTACTAGCAGCATCCGAAGTCCACTTATAATTCGATGCAGTAACCGCAGCGGTTTTTTGCTTAAAAGTAAGATTGGTTGCCATATCCGTTGCGACTGATCCAGCAATGGTTGAAAAATTCAGAGTATTCAAAAGAGCTATCTGTTTTTCTTTTGCTTGTTCAGAAGGACATGCCAAAACAGTTTTTCCAAAATATTCAGAATTAGGATCCACGCTCACTATACTCCCACCAGCAACTAGTAAGTTAAGATTCCAACCCGTACCCGCGTTCGAACAAAAACCACCACCAGCTGCAAGAGTTTGTTCCACTTTAAGAGATGTTACAGCATCAATCGCTGTTTGAAGACTTGTGCTAACAGCTGCACAATTGGCACCTGCAGTGTCTGATTTATCCTTAGCTGCCTGATAAGCGGCCTTAACCGAACTTGCAACAGCTTCTACATTGTTTATTATAAAAACTGTGTTAAAAGAAGCTGCACAAGCCGCTTTTGGTCTTGTACTACCAGTTGCCGTATAAGTAGGTTTTCCGTCTCCGGCTCCTCCACCAGCATGTGCGGCATCGTTTTTAGAAAGAGTTACGCAGTTTCCACTGGTTTGATCCACTAAATACAACAATGCTAACGTGATTGTGTCGTCATCGCTTTCACTTTTTTTACAAGCCGACAGTGCAACCGTTAAAGCGGCTACTGCGGCAAATTTCATTATGTTTTTCTTCATAAAGAAAAAACCTCTTGTGATTTTTAAGTGATTTTTGAATCACTTTCTTAAGTTCATAATATTCTTTTTATAGGGAATTTCGGTCAAATACTATACAAAAAAATGGAATTTTTGAGACCATCTTTTTATAACAATTAATAATATTTAGATACTCTAATTCTGATAATTTTTAATTCAAAATATAATATGAGATCATTTTTATTGGATATAAATCTATTGTGGTTTAAATATCCTCATTTTCGTTTCAAAATTGAAATCTTTACATTCCACAATTCTATATTTAACGTGAGTTCGGCGTAAGAAAGTTTGGGCGAATAAAAAACTAAAGTGTTGCTACCTACAGTCGTAACATAATGCACCAATTCCTTCGGAATTTAATTCAATGTTTCTCCCTAAACTCAGTGAAACGGCTTCCTAAAAGACACCGTTAACTCAGCGAATGCCTCTCTACGGGTTGGCATTCAGGTCACAACATAGAATCGCTTTCGCATTTGTTATATTGAACTCACGTTAACCAGTTTTTCAAGGGGGTAGAGCCAAGTAAGACCAACCTAAGACTTGAACAAACTCTTATTTTCAAAGCTAAAAACCGAGAACAAATTGTAAGTTTTATGGAAAACAACAGGATGATACGATCAACTCAGATTCAATCGATAACGACTGACTTGACGGCAAAATGGCACACAACTCTTTATTCGTCTGAAAAGAATAAAGCGATTTAAAAATTTTTAGAGTCTTCGGTTTATTTCTCTCTAATCGCCACTATAACCCATAGTAATCACGAAAAAGTCATGCTTCATTTTGATGCAAAAATTCAAACTCGTTTTTCAGATACTGGTTCCGATTCTTTGGACTTTAATCGGAGAAGTATTCTCATTTTTCTTTTAGACAAAATACGCACCTTCTGAGCTTGAAAAGCGTGGATTAGACACAAGGCTTGCATTTACTAGAAAGCCAATAGAAGGAACTACTACGAGAATTTAATAACAATAAAACTTATTCGAAAGTCCATAGGGACGACTATTTACTTCGTTTTAGAAACTTTCCGGACATTCAGAAATATTTTTTGAGGTTTTGAAACGGGATATGCATATAACCGGTTTCTTAGAAGAATTTTATCAATTCTTAGAGAATGCCTATTTTTTTTTAACAAAACGAAAACAATCCGTAGTATGATCCATAACCATGCCCGTCGCTTGCATAAATGCATAGCAGATCGTAGAGCCTACGAATTTGAAACCGCGCTTTTTGAGTTCTTTGCTCATCTTATCCGAGTTCGGGGTACTATTTGGAACTTCTTTGATGGTTTTCCATGAATTATAAATTGTTTTGTGATTCACGAAACTCCAAATGAATTCGTCGAAAGAACCATATTCTTTTTGAATATTCAAAAATTCTTGTGCATTAATGACAGCTGACCTGATTTTTAGCTCGTTGCGCACGATCCCCTCTTCTCTAAGAAGAGAGCGAATTTTTTCTTCCTTATACGCGGCAACTTTTACTGGATCGAAATTGTCGAAAGCATTCCGATAATTTTCCCTTTTTTTCAAGATCGTGATCCATGAAAGACCTGCTTGTGCGCCTTCTAAAATTAAAAATTCAAATAGCATTCGATCGTCATGAACGGGAATCCCCCATTCTTTGTCGTGATAATGAGTATAGAGCGGGTCTTTCGTAACCCAATCACAACGTTTTAAAAATTGTCCCAAAATTTCGCTCCCATTGTAACAAATTTCTGTTTTGACTTATTCCGAAAAACTACTCGAATTCAATCTTCCTAAAATAGAAACGATGATGTATTCCATTAAACAGAGATTTGTGCTACTAATCCCTATAAAATAGAGTACCGTTAATTTGAGTATAAATCCCGCGTTTAGACGCAGAATTTTAGACACTCTATTACGTAGAGATGAGTAAAACTGACGATATTTCCTTATATAAAGATCAGTAGAATAAAGTTGTTGAAAAATTAATTCTCCATTTGTTTTTGTTTCACTGAAATGAACGTTGAAGCAGTTTTGTTGTAGTTCCCACATTTTAAGAATAGATTTACAGAGTTCAAATTCCAACTTCCTATAAAAAAGATAAATCATGAATTTCTTACGCCGAACTTACGTTAATTCAGATCCTAAGTTACCATCTTGCGATGTGATCTTCCGCCCACCCCTGACCGTCTGTAATTTTATATTCGTTTTTTCCGAGCCGTATAATTCCCTCGAACTTTCCTATCA
The nucleotide sequence above comes from Leptospira weilii. Encoded proteins:
- a CDS encoding lipoprotein LipL36, translating into MKKNIMKFAAVAALTVALSACKKSESDDDTITLALLYLVDQTSGNCVTLSKNDAAHAGGGAGDGKPTYTATGSTRPKAACAASFNTVFIINNVEAVASSVKAAYQAAKDKSDTAGANCAAVSTSLQTAIDAVTSLKVEQTLAAGGGFCSNAGTGWNLNLLVAGGSIVSVDPNSEYFGKTVLACPSEQAKEKQIALLNTLNFSTIAGSVATDMATNLTFKQKTAAVTASNYKWTSDAASKGRLINVSELTTVGKSGAALVAFGAAGQIIQANPANAIGTATRACAKDLLSKESETAQNIAFALHDQAAGFNGAITGGVIDSIITTAQAESVKEVLFTSIQCKYGDFDEEAAGNKTTVGTETNVKNIGTCPTNYPKY
- a CDS encoding DNA-3-methyladenine glycosylase I, which produces MGQFLKRCDWVTKDPLYTHYHDKEWGIPVHDDRMLFEFLILEGAQAGLSWITILKKRENYRNAFDNFDPVKVAAYKEEKIRSLLREEGIVRNELKIRSAVINAQEFLNIQKEYGSFDEFIWSFVNHKTIYNSWKTIKEVPNSTPNSDKMSKELKKRGFKFVGSTICYAFMQATGMVMDHTTDCFRFVKKK